From a region of the Oncorhynchus nerka isolate Pitt River unplaced genomic scaffold, Oner_Uvic_2.0 unplaced_scaffold_1995, whole genome shotgun sequence genome:
- the LOC135567492 gene encoding protein-lysine methyltransferase METTL21E-like encodes AKVTSTDLPEVLSNLQYNVLRNTRGSCRHAPRVTELSWGKELEQHFPQAACHYDYVFAAGVVYCHPYLAELLDTFDHLCQGGAEILWAMRFRLDRENQFVERFQTRFHLDELYDLPSLSIKLYRASRKEMGRKTRSGEAA; translated from the coding sequence GTGCCAAGGTGACGTCCACAGACCTGCCGGAGGTGCTGAGTAACCTTCAGTATAACGTCCTGCGTAACACCAGGGGTTCCTGTAGACACGCTCCTCGtgtcactgagctgtcctgggggaaGGAGCTGGAACAACACTTCCCTCAGGCTGCCTGTCACTACGACTACGTGTTCGCTGCCGGCGTGGTGTACTGCCACCCTTACCTGGCGGAACTCTTGGACACCTTCGATCACCTGTGTCAGGGCGGAGCGGAGATCCTCTGGGCCATGAGGTTCCGTCTGGACAGAGAGAACCAGTTCGTAGAACGGTTCCAGACCAGGTTCCATCTGGATGAATTGTACGATCTGCCCAGTCTCAGTATTAAACTGTACCGAGCATCGAGgaaggagatggggaggaagacACGGTCTGGAGAGGCAGCTTAA